The Cheilinus undulatus linkage group 21, ASM1832078v1, whole genome shotgun sequence region agacctcaatccaatagagggTTAGCGGctttgaaaagaagaatggagtagaattgcagtgtccagatgtgcaagcctgactgagacctgtccacacagactcagtgctgtgattgcagccaaagatgaatctaacagatttttttttcgtttctttttaaagaaaatattgcaCTGTTAATGAATCTGAATTATTTTACACCCACTTCAGCTTCAGGTTTTTGCataccaacatttttagtctGGATCCAATGCTCTGTTTTGTAAATGAGCTCTCTTTGGGATTAATAATCAAGCAGCAAGACTCTCCCAACTGAACAAGCTGAACCAAACAGATCAGGGTGCTCTGTGTTAGCACTCTCTGCACAGCCAAATCTTTTAATACATAAAGATGAGGCATGGCACTACGTTTCAACTGCCAAAGCTTTCACTTCAGGGTTTTGACATCAGTAAAACTTTTTCATCACAGAAAACTGGAAACATGCATGGATATTGGGATCAAAATGGTTTCTAGTTACATTAAATACTAAAGAGTGATTTTGTTAAACTGCATAAATTGATacccttttttctgcttgttcccACAAACTTTATGAGTGAAGCCAAGTGGACGTATACGCTCACTGACCAAAAAACCCTGCCACCTCCTCCctctgtcagagctgctgtcaggtGTTTACAGGCAGCTGTGTGCTGGGATGGTTTGGAGCAACCATGTTGACAGATCATTTGAATATTAATATTTGAAATACTGActgtaaatgtgttgttttaccGAGACTTCAGGAGCATCTACACTCGTGCATATTCTgttccatattttattctcatGCAGCccaatgtatgtatgtatgaatCAGTAAATCTCATTATGTTGTTTCCTGGATTATTTGGCTACCGGCTGCTTCTACCTTTAACCTAAATCTCTCCAGGTGGGTTTTAATCTTCTTATTGTCTGTTTTGCAGGATTGGGTGGATCAAGGCTATTTTAGCAGTGGTGTTTACTGCAGGAGGAAGGACCAGGAGGGAGCTCAGTTCTACAGCTCCAAGAGACTAGACTTTGACCTCTACACATGACTCATGTCAAGCATCAAACGAATCACAACTTACACTCTCAGCAATaaagttttgaccttttatctctcCATCCAGGGCTGTCAAAGGGTGTTGGATGTTTAGTTTTAACTGGAGCTTTGTTTTCTGTACAttgcttttaaataaaaaagaactcATTTATGTGTTGTcgttgtaaaatatttttgcttttactcATTTCAGACTCCCTGAagaatttaataatttaaataatttaacttTGATCGTTTGGTGTTTGGTTTGGCTTCAACATGATGCCatatgaatgattgaatgaatgattttTCAAGTTGTGCAGGCCAGAGCAATCAGACTAGGTGGCAAGGAAAGTGCCACCACCAGGTTTATGGATGCAGATGTGTCTGCATATAGCATGTCTTTGTACTCAGTCTTTAATTTTATGTGATAAACCTGAGTACTGTTAATTGTTAAaggtaatacatttttaaaattcaaacactgctttcaaaaatattaatgttgaaTGTCACActttatgattttgttttttgtcctaGGGAGATGGATCATaacatgtaaaaaagaaaaaaaatgctaggATACATCTtcagaaattcatttttaaaggagtgattctcaactagtgggtcaGGATCCAAAAAGTGGGTGACAACTGAGTGCCaggaaaaactggcaaaaagtctatAGCGTATGGAGGCCCTACACAGACATAcatccatatattttatttaacttagCTTTCCCTTGATAAGTAAATATTAGTTGTTTTCATgagatcttgacttatttacaTTATCTTTGGTGAACAAGGCTGGTTTTCACATGATATTTTGTTAATTTCTGGAGATCCAAAGAAAAAGTGATGGTGAAGTGGATGAAAGTTGTCGGAATTTGAGTTATAATTTCTCATGAGGAGGTGGTAGTGGGTCCCACGGCCAGACAAGAATCATTGGTTTAAGTAACCACAGATAGTTTATTTCTTATATTGATGCAATCAATAAAGCAGCATTGTCTCCCTGGTTTTAGCAAAATTAACTATCATGAAACTTTATACTATCCATTATATTATGATTGACAAGAAATTCATAAACAATCCATGTCACCTTTACTTCACCAAAAGATAATCATTTTCAAATTAACCACTGTTTTATCCAACTATACTTTATGGAAAGTAATTGCATCATAATATTTGCACCTGTATATGAATTTATTTTGGGGTACAGTGTACCAACTTAACTTCGATCATCCAATATTGTTTCATGGGATAGTGAGTGCAGAAAATCGTTACATTTACCACTGAAAAGAAAATCGTTTATTTGAAATCATGCAGTTTTGggacaaaaaaatatgtattaaatTTTCTATGTGCCATATTATGTGTGccatattatttttttcaaatacattgCCATTTCAGCGCTCCCGCTTAGTAAAATGAGGTCTATTGCAGTACTAGGTCACCCGAGGACATAAAAGAAGACTGTAATTTTACGAGCCATTAGCCTTCTCCCATTGGCTGCCCTTCATTACGATGCCTCATAATACTCTCTGATTGGACAGATTTCAACCGAGCTTTCTGATCGGAATGTGAACTCgcgctgtgattggttgagCCGCCTGTCTGGTTGTTGGTTTGTAAAAACGGATACATCTACCAGTCGCTGTAGGGCGCCGTCCGTCCGGCATGTCTTGTTTACGGTGAGGTCGGAATACTACGCTGGTTTAACCAAACACGCCAGGTAGGTTAAACTTATTAACCTATTTTGCACTAATAATCGTTTGTGACTACGTTACAAAAATAGGGATGTGTCCAGTTAGCCCATAGAAAACAAGTGAACGTTGGAGATGACAGCTCCTGGGCCATGGCTATTCCCTGGTTCAGACATTGAATGCCACTGTGAATATCGGTGTTAGCCAAACCATTCAGCACTTAAGGAGTATCAATACAACTCAATTAAGATAGGTTAAGCAAAATTATATACATGGTTTTGTTTTTAGGTAACTGAGTCACGACACTGACGAATAACGGACGCTTACATGACTAGAaatataaaagttttaaaatgagacCGTTGGTTCCAGCAAGTAGACATTGCTCAGTGTGATCTCACCGCCGCTTCGAGTTGATTAAAAACCTTCACTTCAAACGCTGTAGTGTGTCTTTAGCCTCAAATCTAGGTTTATCTCCACTCTTCGGAAAGATTATCTCTTTCTTTCCACTATAATCTTGAATAAAAGTGCCTTTTCGTTTAAACGGGTGAAGTGCCAACGACAATGACTGGCAAAGACGGAGCCTAAAATCAAAACACGCGAGCTATTTAAATCTATCAAACCTCAATGTTAAGATTTTGACTGCTAACGGCGTTTCCAATGTATATAAGCTTTATTATCCTGCTGCAAAACATTGATTAGCTACAATAAAATTCATTTATAATGTTCTCTGCTCATACAAAGCTGAACTAATTGAATGTAAACACTTAATTTTAATTCGTTCCCTCTTCACATCAGCACAGTACATTACAAATTGGATGGAAAACAAGATTAAACATGATATAGCAACATTAAACTCCACTGTTAACGTTCATCAGAGCCGGATTGACATGGTGTGTGTTAATCTAAGGACTACCACGTATTCATAGCTGAACAATGATTTTAAAtctctttgtttatttatctgGCCTTTAAAGTAAGTTAatgctttaaatttaaaaaaatgatagctCTTGCTACTTGTAAGCTGGTTATGAAGCTAAGATTAACAGTGATTCCTCTGTATGACTAATAAAAGACGACAAGACAATATAAATTTAGATGGATTTTAAAATTAGACTGGCAAAATAGCTTTTGGAAAATGTTCCACTATAAAGAAATATTGAGTGGGACTTAGGCCGTTTAAAGTATGcaacagtgttttttctttttgttaggaaacacttaaaatcataaattcatTGCAGTAGCTTCAATGATAAGATCTTCTGTTTTCTATGTGATCATGAGTTGGATTTAATCAGAGTAATTTATAGTTTTGTCAAAATGATATATTTGAATAGGCCATAGACCATTTATCTTTACAAATGTTGGcaaccttttattttttatcatattttctaTTCATTCAGATAAATTAAATGGATTTCAGTGGACAAAACGAATTGCTCCATAAGGGAATCTtcttttttaatccccttttatgCTCTTAATTTCAGACAAGACCCCCATCCCATAGACAAGAGAAGTAAGTGAAGtctcattttaaacccttttttgacTTGCTTTCATACTGATATGATaccctgcatgtttttttttaatttatgctaTTTACAGAGAGacaaggaagagaaagagagagcaaggGGATGTTGACTTGTCCCTCTGACCCGCTCCCTCAGATAGTTTTTCCAATGGATGAAGATGCTATTCCCCCAAACAGTTTCTGTAGTGCACCTCCCCACAGTGAACCTCCACCACCTCTCCTCCCCCTTTCCTCCATCACTCCCAGGTATAGTTGTCCTCGCACctctttggtttattttttttgtagctgtatttttttctaccttGCTTTTTTACACCCTTTTGCTTCTTTGAACGGCATAATTTAGGACTTTAAGACCTAGATTTTGTACTTTAAGATTACGTTTTCTTGCTTTGAATATGCACCTGTCCAATTTAGATGCTAACAAAGCATTATAATTGATATACCTGACCTTTTTGTTGGGAGTCACTGTCACACATATACTCACCTGTGTCTTCATTTGGTACTCTTGTTGAACTGCTACTAAATGCAAATATCTTATCAGCAAATTACATGGCATCAACCAGTGTATTCAGGCATGTGGACATGGTCATCTGTTACTACAGGAGACATGTTGCACAAACTCTCTATTCGACATTTCAGAACATTTCAGTTTCCAATTAATTGGTCTAGTAGCATGTGGACAATTACATTAGCTAtcatttgtgtttgttatatgatgacagataaaaaaaaataggctaaCAAGTGTTATTGATCCTGTGTGCTACTTGCATTTAACCACTGATTTTCCATGAGGTAAAAGAATCCAGAGGATGTAGACATCAGTCACACTTACTTTACAAGTTAAGCCATTTGCTTTAACTTCTATCAGGACTATATAAATATCTATCTATACATCTGTTTCTTTCCTGTTAAACTTCTGTCCATGCTTTATCAATAGTCATAGCTGCAGGTAACTACGATTTAATTGTGTATAATCTAATCAAAATACATTCAAGTAAATTAGACTACATTGGTCTATACCAAATAGAGATAGACATTTTTCCAGGCCAAAGATTGGGATCAAATAATGCTAGATACTGGCCAAATTGACTTTTTCTTCTAACGTCCACAGCTGTGCAAATGATGGAATATCTGGACATAGAAGAAGCGGTCGCATTCAATCACAAACTCCTAAAAAGACGAGTAACACAGACAGTCAAGCAGTGCAGAGACCATCAAGACCAAACCGGACACCCTCAAAGAGAACTAGAGACACAGGCAGCATGGTAGGAGTTTCACCTCATTGTTGTTGGGTTACTCTTTTGATTACAAACAAATGAGGAGATGCTCATCCAGACATGATTCTTTCTGATTTGCAGGTACAAGTGCCCCGGTCTGAGCAGCCAAGAGTTGAAAGCATGCACAGACGTGAAAAACAAAACGAGGTCAGTTTAATCTTTTCTCTACGTAGTTTTCTCATGCTGTATCCTCTCTGTTACAGTCACAGTCTGCTAGCATGCCCTCAGTCTTAATGTCCTCCTTGTCCTGCAGCACTCAGCGTCTAATCTGTTGCAGCAGCTTTACAGTATGTCTGTGTATGTCAACACTGAAGACCTGTACAGTCAACGGGGTGTGAGGGTTAATTGAGGGACTTAATCCTCCTTCACGGTCTGCTGCATCAGACACAGACGGGCCATCGTGTGTCTAATGTGACCCACTAATGTGAACATCACAGATATTACAGTGTGCTGTTCATCGTTATTGACTACTTCTCCCTGAGTCTAGTGAAACCAGAGAGATGAGCGAATATAGTGTCAATAAGGCAGCATGACTGTAGGAATTGTTTGTGAATCGGGGCTGTTATCGCTACCAGTCATTTATTTACAACAGCCGGCCAAAGGAGATCGTAAGGTCAATGATCACAACTTTAGAAACATTTAGTATAAAACATCTTTATGACAATAGAGGCACGTTTTGACTAGTAGTCATGAAGTTCTTCCATTCTCCAAGCATCATGAAAATGCATTAAGATGTGCAAGAAACCCAGACTCTGCTTCTGGCACAGTGGAATTATCATGATTTCCAAGCAGATATGCAGTTGGATTTCTAACCCAAACCTTCTGTGAGCAAATGACAAAGATTGTGCAGGGCTGTTTGATTGACTTGGACTATAAGTGCAGTTGTTTCACAGTGGATGCACTCAAGTACTAAGCAACACAGTCAAACCTCCACAGAAGCGTGTCCGATTTTATTGGTTTGCAGGTGAAGTTGCTGTTCAGTGTAGTAGTTCCAGAGATTTATGGTGCATGAAGCCAGACAAAATTTCCCCACGAACAGACATTAAAGTTTTATCAATGCTCAGTCAAACATGGTTATACGGGAGGTTTCAGGATGATAaagaattttctgttttttctcttgcAGGAGAAATGTGACTTCAGTTttgcagcagagcagcagaatAAGTAAGTGTTGCAGTAGATATGTCTCAGCGATTGTGTGCTAACTTGTGCTTGTTTCACACATGACCTCCTGATAATTTCTACAACATTTTGGGACAGACTGCCCCTAAAATCTTCTTGAGTTGCTTATGCACATATGTCCCTCACAGCATGAAGTGTTCTCTGGTGAACGGAAGGGAAGAGGGGGGCCTCAGATGACAGGACATGACCCAAAAGAGATTCTGTGGAAATTAAATGTAGTGGACAAACAGAGAGGGCTGGACACTATAATGATCATTTTCACCTTCCAGTGAGCAGGAAGAGTATAAAGCAAGATCACACCGGTTGTGTGATACAAATGCTGTTACCCTGGCCAGCTTTGTCACAGTGCATTTTTATGAATATAtcctgctgcttttctacacATGCACAGAATATGCCCTGAAATCTTGCATAAGTTTGAGTTTAGCTGCATGTGTAAACAAAAGCAGACAAATTTTCCACCTTTAcctggaattttttttcccaacccCCTGTTGAATTCTCATCATGGAGTTGGTTTGAGCAATTGTGTGAATACGGCTAAGATTATTCAATAATATTCACCATATATGAGCAAGGAAGGGTGATAGCATTTACATCCTGCCATTGGTGTGAGATCATAGATGGGAATCTGAACTCCACATATGAAATGAAACTGCTTCAGTGCAATAACTGTTTCCCAGAATGTTATTCTCTGCACACAAATGATTGTTTGAGGGCATGTGTGACAATGATTTTACATCAGCTCACCCTGACCATGTAGATGTTAAACTAGAGCtctagaaggaaaaaaaatggtgaaaatttaGATGTTTGCATACATACTATGAAAGTAGTATTTGCCTCCATCCTGATTTGCTGTGATTTTTCGCATATTTgccacacttaaatgtttcagttcagcaaacaaattttaatattaggcTGAGATAAAATGCACCTGACGCTTTGTGAAAAACAAATTGCTCCcttaaacctaataactggttgtgccaccttGGCTGCAACAACTATAGGCAAGCATTTatgataactggcaatgagcCTTTCATATCGctttggaggaattttggcccacttgTCTGtgcagatttgttttaatttagtcTTTCGGTCTTTGGTCTTTCTGATCTTACTCAACTTTTGTGGCATCTGAACGTTGatgactggactcctttgtggcGACTTTTCTTGTGTAAATATGGGTATAGTTTCACTTCAATGAagtcatcatttagaaacttcAGATATTTAcgcaggttatctttgtctaatattacaATTTTTTGATGATCAAGCTGGATTAATAACACAGTTTGTGCTTTTTGAATGTTGTTAAAAGTCTTACTtgcctttgttgtttttattacagGCAAAATGATCACAGGACTTCCCAGAAGAACCCAACTGTCTCTGCAGCAGAAAATCTAGAAGAACAGTTTGCTGATAAAACCTCACAGAACTGTAATGCTACCAAAGTTGAGATGGATACATGTGGTGGTTTGACCGTTGGACATGGTGTTGAAAACGTGCCTGTCCCAAAAGGATGGGTGATCGGCCCCTTGTTTCAGTCTTTCAAGTCAAAGATGGCCAGTTTCACAGAGATCGTCATGAGTCCTGTGAAACTCTTCCGTCCTCCACTCTCTTTGGACCATCCAGAAAAGATGGATGAGTGTAAGCTTCAGGCTGATGGGACATCCGACATGGATTTATCCAAACAGAATGGTGCGTTTCCTCCAGTTACACAAAGAGAGAATGGGGATCAGGATGCTGCTGAAGACGAAGATGCACAAAATACAAAGACTATAAAATATTCTAAAAGGTTATCATTCGACTTGGCAGCAACACCGTTTGAAGATGAATGTTTGATGACTCTGAAGGAAAGAGATTCTCCTAGTCCTGTGCCTTTGTTACAAAATCCCCTACCCCACTTTGTTTCTGAGGAAGTTTCCGATTATGTAGGGGCTTCACCCCATGCAAGTGCCTCACATGAATCAGTGACAGAGATAAACACATTTATGGAGGACCAAAAGCGCAAATTAGCTGTTCGACTGAAACCACTACCAAGGAAATGTACTGGAAATAGAAGAAAAATTGCCTCTAAAACTGTATCATCTGATATTATAAAGGAAACTCCACCAGAGGTTATTCATGAGCAACTCTCTCTCATTAATTCAGTCAAATCAAATAATGATGAATCCCCTTTATTATCTGTTCCAGAGTCGTCTGACAAGGACTCTCCTCACATTGTTTGTGATGCTGATGTCGGACAAACAGAAAGTTGCAATCTGGTTCGTCCAAAGATTCggaataatataaataatagcGCCAAAAAAAGGATGCTTAAGTCTGCTCTGGGAACTCTGTTAAATCCTGAAACATCTTCATCTGTAAGTCTGGGGAGAACAAAGAGGGAGCGCAAACTAGACTGCAACTCCCAGGACTTTGTGAAGAGAAAGCGATTGGCTGCTGAAATACATACAAAGGATCCACACAAACAAGCGATATCAGATGGTGGCATGCTGACAAGGCTAGGATCACCGAAAAAAGAAGTTAGCAGTATGGATGACAAAGATACTCTAAAACCTGCTAGAAAAGGACCAGCTGTTTCAACAAGAGCAAATTCGAAAGGAAAAAGTGCACAAAGAATGCCTGCTGTGCTAATTGAAGAAGCATTACAGGCACAGACTAAAAATTCCTCTAATGGGATGATGGTTTGCTCGCTGGATAAAAACAGTGATGTGACAGAAACCACTAAAACAGGCAGCAACAGAAAGGTGAAGCCCTCTAGTTTAAGAAAAAGACCCCAGAAGACAACAACAGATCTTGGTAACTCTGTTAACAGTATGGATCTCGAAACCACAGTGGCTATCACCCAACTCAAGCAGGAGCCGCTGTCAGAAGTCCTCACCCGTCCTGATATAAAGCACCTCCAGACACCAGGCAGATCCACagagataaaaaagaaacaactaaAGAGAAAATCGCCAAATCAAGCAGAACCAGACAGCACGCCAGTTTCTACCTCATCCATGACGCTATCAGTGCAGCCAATGGAACTCACACCGACTGATTCTAATGCCTCTCAACAGGAAGACAGCAGGAGCACGGAGCCTAAGAAGCCGTCCAAAAGACCCAAAAAGGGTCCAAGAGGTGTTGTTAAGCCATCTGCGTGTGCTTGGGATGGAGAGACAAAGCAAAGCGTTCCTAATGTTTTGACAACCAAAGAGAACCAGTTTGAAGATGGCAAAAGTTCAGTGGACCCTGTGTATTTTGAAATGACACCCTCTGAAAGTCAACCTTCACTTCCCCAGCATCAGTTAGACTGTTATGTAAAATTAGATAATATTGATGAGCGTGtaatgaaagagaaagaaaagaaaagcactCCTGTGAAAGATGAAGCTTTTTCTTCAGATGCTGAAGCTAACATCGGCAGCAGTGTCTGCATTTCTAGGCTACGTTCGACTGCAAGAGGGGTCACCTTCAGGCCCAGGAGAGTAGACAAACAAAGGAGGAGATGTAGGGTTGTCCACAGTTGGAACCGTAAAGGTACAGACTTGACAGACTCTGTCACTATGGAAGATGCAGACCTGGCTACACGCTCATCAGAGAGCAGCCCTTCAAGAAGCCTGTTACGCAGCTACTCCTGCCCAGAGATACCATCTCTCCGTCACCACGACACATCCTGGACCTCCTCCCTGCATTCGCCACATCATAGCAAGGTCCACACACCACAACAGCATCAGTCCTCACACTCTCACTTCACCCATCACTCCCACAAATCCCTGCGGCGGGCCCGTCGACACACCGTCTGCAGTCTAGAAGTGGAGAGGGAGATTGCCCCCCTCTGCCTTCGTAAGGAGGTGTACCCAACCAGGAGATCCGTCCCATACGACAGCTCCACCCAGCACCTGCCTCCAAGTGTAGCACTTTCTCCCACCACATCCCTGACAGCTCTTGCTTCCTGTTTCCTCTCAAGCCCCCTGGCTTTCCTCTCCAAGAAGGACAAAGCTGTAGGGagccccagctcctcctctcatgcttcctctccctcctcctcttcctccttttaCCCACTGAGCCCCTCCACGTGGCGCCTTCCAGGATTCCTACAAAGAGCTGACTCCTCTTGTGCTTCCTTGGAGTCTAGTAGCAGGTAAAATCTCTAACGAGATGTGTCATAGTGTcagttgtttttgcacattgCTGATTATGATTCTCTGCAGTGGGAACCCCTTGGAGTGTGAAATCGAGAGGAGAGGGCAGAGTGAAGAGGAGGACGACGGTGAGGACACGAGCTCATCCAGTCAGGAGTTTGAAGATGTGGCGCTCAGAGAAGAAAAAGCATTGTCTGATTCTGAAATCAAGGTAGGCATTATTTCCTAAAAGTGCAGTAACAATGTATTATTGCACATGTTATAAGTGTAATTTAAAAGACACTTTTGTTAGCATTACTGGTGCTCACACCACTAgccttttgtcctttttgtctGCATGCCATTGCAGAATGTGACACTGGACCGGGAAGAAAATTTGACCCTGGCATTGTTTGTGCCAACCAGCCTTTTACtttgtttaactgactagtaATTCTAGGGATTAACAGTAGGGATGACAACGTCTAATCCTTTAGTAGACTAAACTTGCACATGAAAATAGTAAAACTTCATGTCAAATGGGGTAAATAGTTGGTAGTCATTGAATAAACTCTACTGTTTGATGCCATTAATCATTTAGTAATGACATACAAAGTACAATGTAATATTTGGCACTTACAAATCTTAATTGTTATTCAACAACTGGGGACAATAACTAGAAGGGGATTTGTTATGATAG contains the following coding sequences:
- the prr14 gene encoding uncharacterized protein prr14 gives rise to the protein MLTCPSDPLPQIVFPMDEDAIPPNSFCSAPPHSEPPPPLLPLSSITPSCANDGISGHRRSGRIQSQTPKKTSNTDSQAVQRPSRPNRTPSKRTRDTGSMVQVPRSEQPRVESMHRREKQNEEKCDFSFAAEQQNKQNDHRTSQKNPTVSAAENLEEQFADKTSQNCNATKVEMDTCGGLTVGHGVENVPVPKGWVIGPLFQSFKSKMASFTEIVMSPVKLFRPPLSLDHPEKMDECKLQADGTSDMDLSKQNGAFPPVTQRENGDQDAAEDEDAQNTKTIKYSKRLSFDLAATPFEDECLMTLKERDSPSPVPLLQNPLPHFVSEEVSDYVGASPHASASHESVTEINTFMEDQKRKLAVRLKPLPRKCTGNRRKIASKTVSSDIIKETPPEVIHEQLSLINSVKSNNDESPLLSVPESSDKDSPHIVCDADVGQTESCNLVRPKIRNNINNSAKKRMLKSALGTLLNPETSSSVSLGRTKRERKLDCNSQDFVKRKRLAAEIHTKDPHKQAISDGGMLTRLGSPKKEVSSMDDKDTLKPARKGPAVSTRANSKGKSAQRMPAVLIEEALQAQTKNSSNGMMVCSLDKNSDVTETTKTGSNRKVKPSSLRKRPQKTTTDLGNSVNSMDLETTVAITQLKQEPLSEVLTRPDIKHLQTPGRSTEIKKKQLKRKSPNQAEPDSTPVSTSSMTLSVQPMELTPTDSNASQQEDSRSTEPKKPSKRPKKGPRGVVKPSACAWDGETKQSVPNVLTTKENQFEDGKSSVDPVYFEMTPSESQPSLPQHQLDCYVKLDNIDERVMKEKEKKSTPVKDEAFSSDAEANIGSSVCISRLRSTARGVTFRPRRVDKQRRRCRVVHSWNRKGTDLTDSVTMEDADLATRSSESSPSRSLLRSYSCPEIPSLRHHDTSWTSSLHSPHHSKVHTPQQHQSSHSHFTHHSHKSLRRARRHTVCSLEVEREIAPLCLRKEVYPTRRSVPYDSSTQHLPPSVALSPTTSLTALASCFLSSPLAFLSKKDKAVGSPSSSSHASSPSSSSSFYPLSPSTWRLPGFLQRADSSCASLESSSSGNPLECEIERRGQSEEEDDGEDTSSSSQEFEDVALREEKALSDSEIKVVQKLEERGKVSSIRIRKTLPKPQNNLTPMGLPKPIRLKKKEFSLEEIYTNKNFSKPPESRLETIFEVPLNRRNGSESWFGQRRLKRFLEFLEVGEVRKPKKPLVGAGKAGNSSSRTRRGAFPKEEPSLSVQDVDSLLCAKLDQLNLWLMHDQKDS